A single Brucella intermedia LMG 3301 DNA region contains:
- a CDS encoding NADH-quinone oxidoreductase subunit M, with product MTDWPILSTVTFLPLVGALLILLIKDDSEASRRNIRNVALLTTIFVFALSLVVWAGFDNSNPGFQMVEQVDWMGGGISYHMGVDGISVLFVVLSAFLMPFCILASWVSVEKRVKEYMIAFLILETLMIGVFCALDLFLFYVFFEASLIPMFIIIGVWGGKRRVYASLKFFLYTLLGSVLMLIAIMAMYWQAGTMNIVELLKYDFPAGMQTWLWLAFFASFAVKMPMWPVHTWLPDAHVEAPTAGSVILAGILLKLGGYGFIRFSLPMFPLASADFAPFIFALSVIAIIYTSLVAMVQEDMKKLIAYSSVAHMAYVTMGIFAANEQGLQGAIFQMLSHGIVSGALFLCVGVIYDRMHTREIAAFGGLVNNMPKYAVAFLIFTMANVGLPGTSGFIGEFLTLFGVFRVNTWVALFATTGVILSAAYALWLYRQVIFGALTKESLKALLDLSPREKLILYPLVVLTIFFGVYPTPVFNVTAGAVNALVQHYDAALAGSASAVLAQ from the coding sequence ATGACCGACTGGCCAATTCTTTCAACGGTCACGTTTCTGCCGCTCGTCGGCGCGTTACTGATCCTTCTGATCAAGGACGACAGCGAGGCATCGCGTCGCAATATCCGCAACGTCGCTTTGCTGACGACGATATTCGTCTTCGCCCTGTCGCTCGTCGTCTGGGCCGGTTTCGACAATTCGAACCCCGGCTTCCAGATGGTCGAGCAGGTCGACTGGATGGGCGGCGGCATCAGCTACCACATGGGCGTGGACGGCATCTCCGTCCTGTTCGTGGTGCTTTCCGCTTTCCTCATGCCCTTCTGCATTCTGGCAAGCTGGGTGTCGGTGGAAAAGCGCGTCAAGGAATACATGATCGCGTTCCTCATTCTGGAAACGCTGATGATCGGCGTGTTCTGCGCGCTCGACCTGTTCCTGTTCTACGTGTTCTTCGAGGCAAGCCTTATCCCGATGTTCATCATCATCGGCGTGTGGGGCGGCAAGCGCCGCGTCTATGCGAGCCTGAAGTTCTTCCTCTACACGCTTCTGGGCTCGGTCCTGATGCTCATCGCCATCATGGCCATGTACTGGCAGGCTGGCACGATGAACATCGTGGAGCTGCTGAAATACGACTTCCCGGCCGGGATGCAGACATGGCTATGGCTCGCCTTCTTCGCGTCCTTCGCGGTGAAGATGCCGATGTGGCCGGTCCACACCTGGTTGCCGGATGCGCACGTTGAAGCACCGACGGCAGGCTCGGTCATTCTGGCCGGTATCCTGCTGAAGCTCGGCGGCTACGGTTTCATCCGCTTCTCGCTGCCGATGTTCCCGCTGGCTTCCGCTGATTTCGCTCCGTTCATCTTCGCGCTGTCGGTGATCGCAATCATCTACACCTCGCTCGTCGCGATGGTGCAGGAAGACATGAAGAAGCTGATCGCCTATTCGTCGGTTGCGCACATGGCCTATGTGACCATGGGTATCTTCGCGGCAAACGAGCAGGGCCTGCAGGGCGCAATCTTCCAGATGCTGTCGCACGGCATCGTGTCGGGCGCGCTCTTCCTCTGCGTCGGCGTGATCTATGACCGCATGCATACCCGTGAGATCGCGGCGTTTGGCGGTCTGGTGAACAACATGCCGAAATATGCGGTGGCCTTCCTCATCTTCACGATGGCGAATGTCGGTCTGCCGGGTACTTCGGGCTTCATCGGCGAGTTCCTGACGCTGTTCGGCGTGTTCCGGGTCAACACCTGGGTGGCGCTGTTCGCAACCACGGGCGTCATCCTCTCGGCGGCCTATGCGCTCTGGCTCTACCGTCAGGTGATCTTCGGCGCGCTGACCAAGGAAAGCCTCAAGGCGCTCCTCGACCTCAGCCCGCGTGAGAAGCTCATTCTGTACCCGCTTGTGGTGCTCACCATCTTCTTCGGCGTCTATCCGACCCCGGTCTTCAATGTGACCGCCGGTGCCGTGAACGCCCTGGTCCAACATTACGACGCAGCACTCGCGGGCTCCGCGAGCGCCGTGCTGGCACAGTAA
- the nuoN gene encoding NADH-quinone oxidoreductase subunit NuoN, which yields MQTDLIAHLTLAAPEVLLAVGALALLMIGVFSGERAATLVNGLSVAVLIAALALVILFPANGAVFGGAIVNDGFGRFMKVLTLVGSIVTLIMSVGFAKAEKFDKFEFPVLIVISTLGMLLMVSASNMLSLYLGLELQSLALYVLAAFNRDSVRSTEAGLKYFVLGSLSSGMLLYGISLVYGYTGHIGFAEIAQAVSGGQRELGLVFGLVFILAGLAFKISAVPFHMWTPDVYEGAPTPVTAFFAAAPKMAAMALIIRVVSEAFAPVTHDWQQVVIFIALASMILGAFAAIGQRNIKRLMAYSSISHMGYALVGLAAGTVIGVKGVMIYMVIYLAMTLGTFAFILAMRTKDGNVENIDDLAGLSRTNPVLATIMTIFLFSLAGIPPLAGFFGKWYTFLAAVQAGLLPLAIIGIVASVVGAFYYLRMIKIMWFDEPTGGFVPVAGELRLVLGVTGAFVLFYVFIAGPIGGFAEAAAKTFF from the coding sequence ATGCAGACTGATCTGATAGCTCATCTGACCCTTGCAGCACCGGAGGTTCTCCTTGCTGTAGGCGCCTTGGCACTGCTCATGATTGGCGTGTTCTCCGGCGAACGGGCGGCCACGCTCGTCAACGGATTATCCGTCGCGGTGCTTATTGCAGCGCTGGCTCTGGTCATCCTTTTCCCGGCGAACGGCGCTGTTTTCGGCGGCGCCATCGTCAATGACGGTTTTGGCCGCTTCATGAAGGTGCTGACACTGGTCGGCTCCATCGTGACGCTGATCATGTCGGTCGGCTTCGCCAAGGCGGAGAAGTTCGACAAGTTCGAATTCCCGGTCCTGATCGTGATTTCCACGCTCGGCATGCTGCTGATGGTTTCCGCCTCCAACATGCTGTCGCTCTATCTCGGCCTCGAACTGCAATCGCTGGCGCTCTATGTTCTGGCAGCGTTCAACCGCGATAGCGTCCGTTCGACGGAAGCAGGCCTGAAATACTTCGTCCTCGGTTCGCTGTCCTCGGGCATGCTGCTTTACGGCATCTCGCTCGTCTACGGTTACACCGGTCATATCGGCTTTGCCGAAATCGCGCAGGCCGTCTCCGGCGGACAGCGCGAACTGGGCCTGGTCTTCGGTCTGGTCTTCATTCTGGCCGGCCTGGCATTCAAGATTTCCGCCGTTCCGTTCCACATGTGGACGCCGGACGTCTATGAAGGTGCGCCGACCCCGGTAACGGCATTCTTTGCCGCCGCTCCGAAGATGGCCGCCATGGCGCTCATCATCCGCGTCGTCTCGGAAGCCTTTGCCCCGGTCACCCATGACTGGCAGCAGGTCGTCATCTTCATCGCGCTTGCCTCGATGATCCTCGGCGCCTTTGCCGCCATCGGCCAGCGCAACATCAAGCGCCTGATGGCTTATTCCTCGATCAGCCACATGGGTTATGCGCTTGTTGGTCTGGCCGCAGGCACGGTGATCGGCGTGAAGGGCGTGATGATCTACATGGTGATCTACCTCGCCATGACGCTCGGCACCTTCGCGTTTATTCTTGCAATGCGCACCAAGGACGGCAATGTCGAGAACATCGATGATCTGGCCGGTCTGTCCCGCACCAATCCGGTGCTGGCAACCATCATGACCATCTTCCTGTTCTCGCTCGCCGGCATTCCGCCGCTCGCAGGCTTCTTCGGCAAGTGGTACACCTTCCTTGCCGCTGTGCAGGCCGGTCTCCTGCCGCTCGCCATCATCGGTATCGTGGCTTCGGTCGTGGGCGCGTTCTACTACCTGCGCATGATCAAGATCATGTGGTTCGATGAGCCGACCGGCGGTTTCGTTCCCGTCGCGGGCGAGCTTCGCCTGGTTCTCGGTGTAACCGGTGCCTTCGTGCTCTTCTACGTCTTCATTGCTGGCCCGATCGGTGGTTTTGCCGAAGCCGCAGCCAAGACGTTCTTCTGA
- a CDS encoding biotin--[acetyl-CoA-carboxylase] ligase → MSFALSPVAKNEGYRLESFETVGSTNAVALERAAAGDPGRLWLVTKKQESGRGRRGRAWSTPEGNLASTLLLVESYEMKTAATLGFVAGLSLADALDAIFAATGPAVPPTIGLKWPNDVLLNGAKLSGILLESSIMGKGLFAVAIGIGTNVVAFPDDLPYAATSLRSLGSKCDAETLFAALSDAWSVNYRVWNEGRGLDDIRKRWLERAHGLGQRVTMQVEGRIVEGHFDTIDEACRFVIREDDGSRVAVTAGDVYFGTAATIRK, encoded by the coding sequence ATGAGTTTTGCGCTTTCGCCTGTTGCGAAAAATGAGGGCTACCGTCTCGAAAGCTTCGAGACGGTAGGTTCCACCAACGCCGTTGCCCTGGAACGGGCAGCCGCGGGTGATCCGGGCAGGCTCTGGCTTGTCACGAAGAAACAGGAAAGCGGTCGCGGAAGACGGGGCCGTGCCTGGTCCACGCCGGAAGGCAATCTTGCCTCCACGCTGCTTCTCGTTGAATCCTACGAAATGAAAACGGCGGCAACGCTCGGGTTTGTCGCGGGCCTGTCGCTCGCCGATGCGCTTGACGCGATATTCGCCGCGACCGGGCCTGCCGTGCCGCCGACAATCGGCCTCAAATGGCCGAACGATGTTCTGCTGAATGGCGCCAAACTGTCCGGCATCCTGCTGGAATCTTCCATTATGGGAAAAGGCCTGTTCGCCGTTGCCATCGGCATCGGAACCAATGTGGTCGCCTTTCCTGACGATCTGCCCTATGCGGCGACTTCCCTGCGCTCGCTTGGCAGCAAATGCGATGCCGAAACCTTGTTCGCGGCCCTGTCGGATGCATGGTCCGTCAATTATCGCGTCTGGAACGAGGGGCGCGGCCTTGATGACATTCGCAAGCGCTGGCTGGAGCGCGCCCATGGCCTCGGCCAGCGTGTGACGATGCAGGTCGAAGGCCGTATCGTCGAAGGTCATTTTGATACGATTGACGAGGCATGCCGTTTTGTTATTCGCGAAGACGATGGTTCGCGGGTTGCAGTAACGGCTGGCGATGTCTATTTCGGAACTGCTGCTACAATACGCAAATAA
- a CDS encoding ribonuclease J: MARSNTTELVFLPLGGVGEIGMNLAMYGFGPADNREWLVVDMGVSFAGPEQPGADLILPDIRYLEAEKHNLRGIVITHAHEDHFGALLDLWPHLKVPVYATPFTAGLLEAKRQSEDGAPDIPITIYKAGEKFEVGPFKIEAVAVTHSIPEPVSLALTTPLGTVVHTGDWKMDPEPSLGPVIDEARFRAIGDAGVLALICDSTNALREGESPSERQVGESLRELIENARGRVAITTFSSNVGRIRSITEAARDAGRQVLVVGRSMKRAISVATELGYMEGLPEYLSEEDYGYIPRENVVMILTGSQGEPRAALAKLARDEMRSLALTAGDTVIYSSRAIPGNEKAILDIKNRLIDRGIKIIGDEDALVHVSGHPRRSELRRMYSWVRPQILVPVHGEAAHLVAQGSLGAMEGIEQVAQVRDGDMLRLAPGKAEIIDEAPVGRIYKDGKLIGDEEEIGMVERRKLAYVGHVAVSVLLDREHKIIDEPDLVTFGVPEENAQGDLLEDILLDAAIEAIDSIPRVRRKDIELVRESVRRAVRAAANEAWGKKPVVTVFVNRIR, encoded by the coding sequence ATGGCCCGATCCAATACTACGGAACTCGTCTTTCTGCCCCTTGGCGGCGTGGGCGAAATCGGCATGAATTTGGCCATGTACGGCTTTGGCCCAGCCGATAACCGCGAGTGGCTGGTGGTGGATATGGGTGTGAGCTTTGCCGGGCCGGAACAGCCGGGCGCCGACCTCATCCTGCCGGATATCCGCTATCTCGAAGCTGAAAAGCACAATCTGCGCGGCATCGTGATCACCCATGCGCATGAAGACCATTTCGGCGCCTTGCTCGACCTTTGGCCGCACCTGAAGGTGCCGGTCTATGCGACGCCCTTTACCGCCGGTCTGCTGGAAGCCAAGCGGCAGTCGGAGGATGGCGCGCCCGACATTCCGATCACCATCTACAAGGCTGGCGAAAAATTTGAGGTCGGGCCTTTCAAGATAGAGGCCGTGGCCGTCACCCACTCGATCCCGGAGCCGGTTTCGCTGGCCCTTACGACGCCGCTCGGCACGGTCGTGCATACGGGCGACTGGAAGATGGACCCGGAACCCTCGCTCGGCCCCGTCATCGATGAGGCGCGTTTCCGCGCCATCGGTGATGCTGGCGTGCTGGCGCTGATCTGCGACTCCACCAACGCCTTGCGCGAGGGTGAATCGCCTTCCGAACGTCAGGTGGGCGAAAGCCTGCGTGAGCTGATCGAAAATGCGCGTGGCCGTGTGGCCATCACCACCTTCTCGTCGAATGTCGGCCGTATCCGGTCGATTACCGAGGCGGCGCGTGACGCGGGCCGCCAGGTGCTGGTGGTCGGGCGTTCGATGAAGCGCGCCATCTCCGTTGCGACCGAGCTTGGTTATATGGAAGGCCTGCCGGAATATCTCAGCGAAGAAGATTACGGCTATATTCCCCGCGAGAACGTGGTGATGATCCTGACCGGCAGTCAGGGCGAGCCGCGTGCCGCACTCGCCAAGCTTGCGCGTGACGAAATGCGCAGCCTCGCTCTCACGGCGGGCGATACGGTCATCTACTCCTCGCGCGCCATTCCGGGCAATGAAAAGGCCATTCTCGATATCAAGAACCGCCTTATCGATCGCGGCATCAAGATCATCGGCGACGAGGATGCACTGGTCCATGTGTCCGGCCATCCACGCCGCAGCGAATTGCGCCGCATGTATTCCTGGGTTCGCCCGCAAATTCTGGTGCCGGTGCACGGCGAGGCAGCGCATCTTGTCGCGCAAGGCTCGCTTGGCGCGATGGAAGGCATCGAGCAGGTCGCGCAGGTGCGCGATGGCGACATGCTGCGTCTGGCGCCGGGCAAGGCCGAGATCATCGATGAAGCGCCGGTTGGCCGCATCTACAAGGACGGCAAGCTGATCGGCGACGAGGAAGAAATCGGCATGGTCGAGCGCCGCAAGCTTGCCTATGTCGGCCATGTCGCCGTTTCGGTGCTGCTCGACCGCGAGCACAAGATCATCGATGAGCCCGACCTCGTAACTTTCGGCGTGCCGGAGGAAAATGCGCAGGGCGACCTGCTGGAAGATATCCTTCTGGACGCGGCGATCGAGGCCATCGACAGCATTCCGCGTGTTCGCCGCAAGGATATCGAGCTGGTGCGGGAGTCCGTGCGCCGTGCCGTTCGCGCTGCGGCAAATGAAGCATGGGGCAAAAAGCCCGTGGTGACGGTGTTCGTGAATAGGATACGGTAA
- the mce gene encoding methylmalonyl-CoA epimerase produces MLERLNHVAIAVPDIDAAAALYRGKLGAKVTEPQALPEHGVTVVFIDVGNTKIELLEPLGEGSPIAAFLEKNPSGGMHHLCYEVADIIAARDRLKAEGARILGDGEPKTGAHGKPVLFLHPKDFNGTLIELEEV; encoded by the coding sequence ATGCTCGAACGCTTGAACCACGTGGCAATCGCCGTTCCGGATATTGACGCCGCCGCAGCGCTTTATCGCGGTAAGCTCGGTGCCAAAGTCACCGAGCCGCAGGCGCTGCCCGAACATGGCGTAACCGTGGTTTTCATCGACGTCGGCAACACCAAGATCGAATTGCTGGAACCTCTGGGCGAGGGGTCTCCCATCGCCGCCTTTCTGGAAAAGAACCCGTCCGGCGGCATGCACCATCTTTGCTACGAGGTTGCGGACATCATCGCCGCCCGTGATCGCCTCAAGGCGGAAGGCGCGCGCATCCTGGGTGACGGCGAGCCGAAAACCGGCGCGCATGGCAAGCCGGTCCTGTTCCTGCATCCCAAGGATTTCAACGGCACACTGATCGAACTGGAAGAGGTGTAA
- a CDS encoding DUF1467 family protein has product MSLVSGIAIYFIIWWTTLFALLPVGLRTQAEENEVTLGTVASAPARPRIGRAFLRTTVVATLIFLLYYYLTQVSGYGLDDIPHFFPDLT; this is encoded by the coding sequence ATGTCTCTGGTTTCGGGTATCGCGATCTATTTCATCATCTGGTGGACCACGCTGTTCGCGCTGCTGCCGGTCGGCTTGCGTACACAGGCCGAAGAAAACGAAGTGACCCTGGGCACGGTCGCCAGCGCTCCGGCGAGGCCGCGCATCGGTCGGGCCTTCCTGCGCACGACGGTCGTCGCGACGCTCATCTTCCTGCTCTATTATTATCTGACGCAGGTCAGCGGTTACGGCCTCGACGATATCCCGCATTTCTTCCCGGATCTGACTTGA
- the proS gene encoding proline--tRNA ligase, whose protein sequence is MRLSRYFLPILKENPKEAEIVSHRLMLRSGMIRQQSAGIYAWLPIGLKVLNKVCDIIREEQNRAGANEILMPTIQSADLWRESGRYDAYGKEMLRIQDRQERDMLFGPTNEEMVTDIFRSYVRSYKDLPLNLYHIQWKFRDEVRPRFGVMRSREFLMKDAYSFDLDYEGAKMAYYRMFVSYLRTFARVGLQAIPMRADTGPIGGDLSHEFIILAETGESQVFCDKAYLDLAVPGADTDFRNDAQLTDIVQRWTTPYAATDEMHDEADWAKVKPEDQVSARGIEVGHIFHFGTKYSEPMGAKVQGPDGKEHLVSMGSYGIGPSRLVAAAIEAFHDDAGIIWPKAIAPFGAGIVNMKPGDEGCDAVSEKLYEALTNAGVDPLLDDTDDRPGAKFATMDLIGLPTQVIVGPRGVAAGEVEIKDRKTGERQNLSVEAAINLLTAEA, encoded by the coding sequence ATGCGTCTGTCGCGGTATTTTTTGCCTATTCTGAAGGAAAACCCCAAGGAGGCGGAAATCGTCTCCCACAGGCTGATGCTGCGTTCGGGCATGATCCGTCAACAGTCGGCCGGCATCTATGCCTGGCTGCCGATCGGCCTGAAGGTGCTCAACAAGGTCTGCGACATCATCCGCGAGGAGCAGAACCGCGCCGGCGCCAATGAAATCCTGATGCCGACCATCCAGTCCGCCGACCTGTGGCGCGAAAGCGGCCGCTACGACGCCTATGGCAAGGAAATGCTGCGCATCCAGGACCGTCAGGAGCGCGACATGCTCTTCGGCCCGACCAATGAGGAAATGGTCACCGACATTTTCCGCTCCTATGTGCGTTCCTACAAGGACCTGCCGCTCAATCTCTACCACATCCAGTGGAAGTTCCGCGACGAAGTGCGCCCGCGTTTCGGCGTCATGCGCTCACGCGAATTTCTGATGAAGGACGCCTATTCGTTCGACCTCGATTATGAGGGCGCGAAAATGGCTTACTACCGCATGTTTGTGTCCTATCTGCGCACTTTCGCCCGCGTCGGCCTGCAGGCTATCCCGATGCGCGCCGATACCGGCCCGATTGGCGGCGATCTTTCCCACGAATTCATCATTCTGGCCGAAACCGGCGAAAGCCAGGTTTTCTGCGACAAGGCCTATCTCGATCTGGCCGTGCCGGGCGCGGACACCGATTTCCGCAACGATGCGCAGCTGACCGACATCGTCCAGCGCTGGACGACGCCTTATGCTGCGACCGACGAAATGCACGACGAGGCCGACTGGGCCAAGGTCAAGCCTGAAGATCAGGTTTCCGCGCGCGGCATCGAAGTCGGCCACATCTTCCATTTCGGCACCAAATATTCCGAACCGATGGGCGCGAAAGTGCAGGGCCCGGATGGCAAGGAACATCTGGTTTCCATGGGTTCCTACGGCATCGGCCCGTCGCGCCTTGTCGCAGCCGCCATCGAGGCCTTCCACGATGATGCAGGCATCATCTGGCCGAAGGCCATCGCACCGTTCGGCGCTGGCATCGTCAACATGAAGCCGGGCGACGAAGGCTGCGACGCCGTGAGCGAGAAGCTCTACGAAGCGCTGACCAATGCAGGCGTCGATCCGCTGCTTGACGACACGGACGACCGTCCGGGCGCAAAGTTTGCCACGATGGACCTGATCGGCCTGCCGACGCAGGTGATCGTCGGACCGCGCGGCGTTGCCGCCGGTGAAGTCGAAATCAAGGATCGCAAGACCGGCGAACGCCAGAACCTGAGCGTCGAAGCTGCGATCAACCTGTTGACGGCAGAAGCATGA
- a CDS encoding lipoprotein-releasing ABC transporter permease subunit codes for MSNAAAAKSGDKAKVAQKAPKSGPFSAFERMIAWRYLRARRRETFISVIAGFSFTGIMLGVATLIIVMAVMNGFRAELLSRILGINGHLIMQPIDRPLDDYADLIKRIDGISGIRFAIPVVEGQALVQGNIGAGNGALIRGLREEDLDKLKLVSGNIRQGTLQGFDQAGGVAIGTRMAENLGLSIGDTLRVISPDGDVTPFGVNPRVKAYPIVAIFEIGMSEYDSSIVMMPLSEAQLFFNQEGKVQSLEIFVDNPDKVDAMRAPVEEAAGRQLSLVDWRQRNQTFFSALEVERNVMFMILTLIVLVAALNIISGLIMLVKDKGHDIAILRTMGATRGAVMRIFLMTGAAIGVTGTVAGVVLGVVVCLNVERIREFFSWLSGTTLFNPELYFLSQLPAKMDPGETISVIVMALVLSFIATIFPAWRAAKLDPVEALRYE; via the coding sequence ATGAGCAACGCGGCGGCAGCAAAATCCGGGGACAAGGCAAAGGTAGCCCAGAAGGCTCCGAAGTCAGGTCCATTCTCGGCCTTTGAGCGGATGATCGCATGGCGATATCTGCGTGCGCGCCGCCGCGAGACCTTTATCTCGGTCATTGCCGGGTTTTCCTTCACCGGCATCATGCTGGGCGTGGCGACGCTCATCATCGTCATGGCGGTGATGAACGGCTTCCGTGCCGAGCTTCTTTCGCGAATCCTCGGCATCAACGGCCATCTCATCATGCAGCCGATTGACCGCCCGCTGGATGATTATGCCGATCTCATCAAGCGGATCGACGGTATTTCCGGCATCAGGTTCGCCATTCCCGTGGTGGAAGGGCAGGCGCTCGTGCAGGGCAATATCGGCGCAGGCAATGGCGCGCTGATCCGGGGCTTGCGTGAGGAAGACCTCGACAAGCTCAAGCTCGTTTCCGGCAATATCCGCCAGGGCACGCTGCAGGGCTTCGATCAGGCGGGCGGCGTCGCCATCGGCACCCGCATGGCGGAAAATCTCGGCCTGTCCATCGGCGATACGCTGCGCGTGATCTCGCCCGACGGCGATGTGACCCCGTTCGGCGTCAATCCGCGCGTGAAGGCCTATCCGATTGTCGCCATCTTCGAGATCGGCATGTCGGAATATGACTCGTCCATCGTCATGATGCCGCTTTCCGAGGCGCAGCTTTTCTTCAATCAGGAAGGCAAGGTGCAATCGCTTGAAATCTTTGTCGATAATCCCGACAAGGTGGATGCGATGCGCGCCCCGGTGGAAGAGGCGGCGGGGCGCCAGCTCTCGCTTGTCGACTGGCGCCAGCGCAACCAGACTTTCTTCTCGGCGCTGGAAGTCGAACGCAATGTCATGTTCATGATCCTGACGCTGATCGTGCTCGTGGCGGCGCTGAACATCATTTCCGGCCTCATCATGCTGGTGAAGGACAAGGGGCATGACATTGCGATCCTGCGCACCATGGGGGCAACCCGCGGCGCGGTGATGCGCATCTTCCTGATGACGGGCGCCGCCATCGGCGTCACCGGCACGGTGGCCGGTGTGGTTCTGGGCGTCGTCGTCTGCCTGAATGTCGAGCGAATCCGCGAGTTCTTCTCGTGGCTCTCCGGCACCACGCTCTTCAATCCGGAACTTTATTTCCTGAGCCAGCTGCCCGCGAAGATGGACCCCGGCGAGACGATTTCCGTCATCGTCATGGCTCTGGTGCTGTCGTTCATCGCCACCATTTTCCCGGCCTGGCGCGCTGCCAAGCTCGATCCGGTCGAAGCATTGAGGTATGAATAA
- a CDS encoding ABC transporter ATP-binding protein: MAAEIIMRLQRVGRAYKEADRELVILKDADFTLRRGEMVALVAPSGAGKSTLLHTAGLLERPDEGEVFLDGRSCSKLSDDERTAVRRNDIGFVYQFHHLLPEFSALENVMMPQMIRGLSKKQAAERAQQLLEYMKIGKRASHRPSELSGGEQQRVAIARAVANAPLVLLADEPTGNLDPTTSSYVFGALEALVRQSGLAALIATHNHELAGRMDRRVTLKDGKVVDL; the protein is encoded by the coding sequence ATGGCGGCTGAAATCATCATGCGGCTGCAACGCGTCGGCCGCGCCTACAAGGAGGCCGACCGCGAACTGGTGATCCTCAAGGATGCCGATTTCACGCTGCGTCGCGGCGAAATGGTTGCGCTTGTCGCGCCATCGGGTGCGGGCAAATCGACCTTGCTGCACACGGCTGGCCTTCTGGAACGTCCCGATGAGGGAGAGGTTTTCCTGGACGGACGCTCCTGCAGCAAGCTTTCCGATGACGAGCGCACGGCGGTGCGCCGCAACGACATCGGCTTCGTCTACCAGTTCCATCACCTCCTGCCGGAATTTTCCGCGCTGGAAAACGTGATGATGCCGCAGATGATCCGCGGACTGTCGAAGAAGCAGGCGGCGGAACGTGCGCAGCAGCTTCTTGAATATATGAAGATCGGCAAGCGCGCCTCCCATCGCCCCTCGGAGCTTTCCGGCGGTGAACAGCAGCGTGTCGCCATCGCGCGCGCCGTTGCCAACGCGCCGCTTGTTCTTCTGGCCGACGAACCGACGGGCAACCTCGACCCGACGACCTCGTCCTATGTCTTCGGTGCTCTGGAAGCGCTCGTGCGCCAGTCCGGGCTTGCAGCCCTGATCGCCACCCACAATCACGAACTGGCTGGCCGCATGGACCGCCGCGTGACGCTGAAGGACGGCAAGGTCGTCGACCTCTAA
- a CDS encoding NAD(P)-dependent oxidoreductase: protein MTRIALIGATGFVGAAILKEAAARGDQVTALVRHPEKVEKLANVTALKADVFDTDALASQLAGHDIVISAYNPGWSDENIRENHINGSRSITEATKKAGIKRLIAIGGAGSLSINGKQLVDSPEFPAEWKEGALGARQALEDLRREDQLEWTFVSPAIILQPGERTGKYRLGGDEPVFDDKGESKISVADLAVAILDEAEKGQHIRKRFTAAY, encoded by the coding sequence ATGACCAGAATCGCACTGATCGGCGCAACGGGTTTTGTGGGCGCCGCAATTCTCAAGGAAGCCGCAGCACGCGGCGACCAGGTGACCGCACTGGTTCGCCATCCGGAAAAAGTGGAAAAGCTCGCCAATGTCACAGCGTTAAAGGCTGACGTATTCGATACCGATGCGCTTGCAAGCCAGCTTGCGGGGCATGACATCGTGATTTCGGCCTACAATCCGGGCTGGAGCGACGAGAATATCCGCGAAAATCACATCAATGGCAGCCGCTCCATCACGGAAGCCACCAAAAAGGCCGGCATCAAGCGCCTTATAGCGATTGGTGGCGCAGGCAGTCTTTCGATCAATGGCAAGCAGCTGGTAGACTCACCCGAGTTTCCTGCCGAGTGGAAGGAAGGCGCGCTCGGCGCCCGTCAGGCACTGGAAGATCTGCGCCGCGAGGACCAACTGGAATGGACATTCGTGTCGCCGGCGATCATTCTCCAGCCGGGCGAACGCACCGGAAAATACCGTCTCGGCGGCGATGAACCGGTGTTCGACGACAAGGGCGAAAGCAAGATTTCCGTCGCCGATCTGGCGGTCGCCATTCTGGATGAAGCTGAAAAAGGCCAGCATATTCGTAAGCGTTTCACAGCCGCCTACTGA
- a CDS encoding winged helix-turn-helix transcriptional regulator, translating into MTISTRPDGKTPLLSSTPAFKTDGDGACPIREVLDRVGDTWSILVVFNLQEGSMRFNALRRSIEGISQRMLTVTLRSLERDGLVSRHVRPTSPPEVEYSLTELGHSLAVPIDVLGQWAVKNRDLLRDARARFDEGNE; encoded by the coding sequence ATGACGATATCGACACGGCCTGACGGCAAGACGCCCTTGCTCTCATCTACTCCGGCCTTCAAAACCGATGGGGACGGCGCCTGTCCGATCCGCGAAGTGCTGGATCGGGTGGGCGACACGTGGAGCATTCTCGTCGTCTTCAATCTTCAGGAAGGTTCGATGCGCTTCAATGCCTTGCGGCGATCCATCGAAGGCATTTCGCAGCGCATGTTGACGGTGACGCTGCGGTCGCTGGAGCGCGACGGGCTGGTTTCGCGGCATGTTCGCCCGACATCCCCGCCGGAAGTGGAATATTCACTGACCGAGCTTGGCCATTCTCTGGCCGTGCCGATCGATGTGCTCGGCCAATGGGCAGTCAAGAACCGCGACCTGCTTCGCGATGCACGCGCACGTTTTGATGAGGGCAACGAATAA